Proteins from a single region of Candidatus Bathyarchaeia archaeon:
- a CDS encoding SPFH domain-containing protein — protein MFDSLVLQLETSTIVGILGIVLLIIIVLGIFASSVKIIREYERVVQFQFGRLKGSKGPGIVLIFPVINRLVKVDLRERYLEVPHQTAITKDNAPVDIDFLIYYKVVDASASIVQVQNFTGASVGLATTTLRAVVGDIPLDELLSKREQINSILRTRLDEVTERWGIKVTNVEIREIRPPKDVQDAMVKQMTAERSRRALVTESDGIRESSVLKAEGAKNAAILQAEGQKQSAILVAEGNKQSQVLVADGYAQALALIFSAAKNIDAKTMALQYLDALKEIGKSPSTKYIFPMEFTSLVSRLKGFVEESTEGKALPEEDPSPR, from the coding sequence GTGTTCGATTCCCTCGTCCTTCAACTAGAAACATCCACCATCGTCGGAATACTCGGAATAGTTCTCCTCATCATAATAGTTCTAGGGATTTTCGCCTCCTCCGTCAAGATCATACGAGAATACGAACGCGTCGTCCAGTTCCAATTCGGCAGACTGAAGGGCTCAAAAGGACCAGGAATCGTTCTCATCTTCCCGGTTATCAACAGGCTCGTCAAAGTAGACTTGAGAGAAAGATACCTGGAGGTCCCTCACCAGACCGCGATCACGAAAGACAACGCCCCCGTAGACATCGACTTCCTCATCTACTACAAGGTCGTTGACGCTTCAGCGAGCATTGTCCAAGTGCAGAACTTTACCGGCGCCTCAGTCGGACTAGCTACCACAACCCTCAGAGCCGTTGTCGGTGACATACCTCTCGACGAGCTCTTGTCCAAGAGAGAGCAGATCAACTCGATCCTGCGAACAAGGCTCGACGAAGTGACAGAACGATGGGGAATTAAAGTGACCAACGTTGAGATACGAGAAATCAGACCGCCCAAAGACGTTCAAGACGCAATGGTCAAACAGATGACCGCCGAGAGAAGCAGGCGAGCGCTAGTCACCGAATCCGACGGTATCAGAGAGTCCTCCGTACTCAAAGCCGAAGGAGCGAAGAACGCAGCCATACTCCAGGCGGAAGGACAAAAGCAATCCGCAATCCTCGTTGCAGAAGGAAACAAACAGTCCCAGGTTCTTGTGGCGGACGGCTACGCGCAAGCGCTGGCCCTCATCTTCTCAGCAGCCAAGAACATAGACGCAAAAACTATGGCTCTCCAATACCTAGACGCTTTGAAGGAAATCGGAAAGTCTCCATCGACCAAGTACATATTTCCGATGGAGTTCACGAGCCTTGTGTCACGGTTGAAAGGATTTGTCGAAGAGTCCACCGAGGGGAAGGCTCTTCCCGAGGAAGACCCGTCGCCTCGTTAA
- a CDS encoding GYD domain-containing protein, with amino-acid sequence MFVSLAKWKQKPTPEMIREADKLWDLLRKEGGKVVSAYWTIGRYDAIVTLEAPSERAALKALMRWGDYLNTETLVAVPREEAVKLVA; translated from the coding sequence ATTTTCGTCAGTTTAGCGAAGTGGAAGCAGAAACCAACTCCAGAAATGATCCGGGAGGCTGACAAACTGTGGGACCTGTTGAGAAAAGAAGGCGGCAAAGTAGTTAGCGCCTACTGGACGATCGGGAGATACGACGCTATAGTCACCCTTGAAGCCCCTAGTGAGAGAGCCGCGCTGAAAGCCTTGATGAGATGGGGAGACTATCTCAACACCGAAACGCTGGTCGCAGTTCCCAGAGAAGAGGCCGTAAAACTCGTGGCATGA
- a CDS encoding NfeD family protein — MKERFRHARRISILVLALFIFLTLQSSLSPPVRASSSYYVAAINANIDPGTEDFVVSSINDATSQGIHNFVLVLDTFGGNGQNMDNIITAISKYRGAGNNFTALIAPFGAHAFSAGAYIAEASTNITIVPGTTIGSATPIVYGIPVGEENTTLTKDINGFTAFMVSITPSYRNSNGTALMVTKGRSFSCQAINNCEALSNHVVDKVINVASTNEALLAICGSQCGDIHTPGIRSSVLSILSDPNLDGILFLLGTFAILADVYHPTIVISVVGAAAIALALVGLGVFGASIVSIILMLIGALFIFFELKTHHGISATIGVVIFIVGFILVFSLPAPAPGPNQPTGTLPNPVIGILTYIILGLVGGGVVFGSVYLYKIREATMRQPLSINPKAIIGKEGYLTSDVKAGEYGTATISSEDYTVTSSESLSKGTKVRVKDVQGLKLVVERREA; from the coding sequence TTGAAGGAGCGGTTTCGCCACGCCCGTAGGATCAGTATCCTAGTACTTGCTCTCTTCATCTTCCTCACCTTGCAGTCTTCACTTTCACCACCGGTGAGAGCAAGTTCCAGCTACTATGTGGCAGCGATTAACGCGAACATAGACCCCGGAACCGAAGACTTTGTCGTCTCCTCCATCAACGACGCAACAAGTCAGGGCATTCACAATTTCGTCCTGGTCCTGGACACGTTCGGCGGTAACGGCCAGAACATGGACAACATCATCACAGCTATCTCGAAATATAGAGGCGCCGGCAACAATTTCACGGCCCTAATAGCACCATTCGGCGCGCACGCGTTCAGCGCGGGAGCATACATCGCAGAAGCATCAACAAACATAACCATCGTTCCGGGCACGACAATCGGCTCAGCAACTCCCATCGTTTACGGCATTCCCGTCGGCGAAGAGAACACGACTCTCACGAAGGACATCAATGGCTTCACCGCATTCATGGTCTCCATTACGCCGAGCTACAGGAACAGCAACGGCACAGCTCTCATGGTCACCAAAGGACGCTCATTCTCGTGCCAAGCCATCAATAATTGTGAGGCCCTGAGCAACCATGTCGTTGACAAAGTGATCAACGTCGCGTCCACAAACGAAGCACTTCTCGCCATCTGTGGCTCGCAGTGCGGGGACATCCATACTCCCGGGATTAGATCTTCCGTCTTATCGATCCTAAGTGACCCGAACCTTGACGGGATATTATTCCTCCTTGGAACATTCGCCATCCTCGCCGACGTCTACCACCCAACAATTGTAATATCGGTTGTAGGGGCAGCAGCCATAGCCTTAGCGCTTGTCGGTCTCGGAGTATTCGGAGCCTCTATTGTCTCAATAATCCTGATGTTGATAGGGGCCCTCTTCATCTTCTTCGAACTCAAGACACATCATGGGATCAGCGCAACAATCGGCGTTGTAATCTTCATCGTAGGCTTCATTCTAGTTTTCAGTCTCCCGGCGCCTGCACCGGGTCCCAATCAACCGACGGGGACGCTTCCGAATCCTGTTATTGGGATATTGACATACATCATTCTAGGACTTGTAGGCGGAGGCGTCGTTTTTGGAAGCGTCTACCTCTACAAGATACGCGAAGCGACCATGCGACAGCCTCTGAGCATTAATCCCAAGGCTATAATAGGAAAGGAAGGATATTTGACATCTGATGTGAAAGCGGGCGAGTACGGCACGGCAACAATCAGCTCCGAAGACTACACCGTAACCTCCTCGGAAAGTCTGTCAAAAGGAACAAAGGTCAGGGTCAAAGATGTCCAAGGATTGAAGCTGGTCGTAGAGCGAAGGGAGGCATAG
- the carA gene encoding glutamine-hydrolyzing carbamoyl-phosphate synthase small subunit gives MERAEPDKRGVLVLEDGSVFQGVGFGAETEISGEVVFNTSMMGYPELLTDPSYQEQIVVMTYPILGSYGVPPSTIRNGGGVPLHFESDSVKVKGFAVHSLSRPSHWSNHTALDEWLTEQGVPGISGVDTRVLTQRLRNKGTMLGVLRVSSSTIDPRVVATGVSQLRDPNNDDLVHRVSPKEPIYYDGEEESTIVIVDCGVKYGILRSLLAKGARIVRVPYDFPSDKILALNPRGIVISNGPGDPKIDVKTIETAKNLMETDLPIMGICLGAQILGLAAAAETYKLKFGHRAVNHPCMDLETGRCFITTQNHGFTIDRNSLENTDFLANFVNVNDKTVEGIKHRKKPFLGIQWHPESSPGPYDTRFLFDRFIEEALKA, from the coding sequence ATGGAAAGGGCGGAACCAGATAAGAGAGGCGTGCTGGTCCTCGAGGATGGCTCTGTCTTTCAAGGTGTAGGTTTCGGTGCCGAGACCGAGATTTCTGGCGAGGTTGTTTTCAATACCTCGATGATGGGTTACCCCGAGCTACTCACAGACCCGTCCTATCAAGAACAGATTGTAGTAATGACCTATCCAATTCTCGGATCATACGGAGTACCCCCGAGCACTATTCGCAACGGTGGTGGAGTTCCGCTTCACTTCGAATCTGATTCTGTAAAGGTCAAAGGCTTCGCTGTCCATTCTCTCTCCCGACCTAGCCACTGGTCTAATCATACAGCGCTGGACGAATGGCTTACCGAACAAGGAGTGCCCGGGATATCGGGCGTTGACACAAGGGTCCTGACGCAGCGACTGCGAAACAAGGGAACAATGCTAGGCGTTCTGAGAGTCTCCAGTTCGACTATTGATCCGCGGGTCGTTGCCACCGGGGTCTCCCAGCTGCGGGACCCGAACAATGACGACCTTGTGCATCGAGTAAGCCCGAAGGAGCCCATCTACTATGATGGAGAGGAGGAATCGACCATCGTAATCGTGGATTGTGGTGTCAAGTATGGGATTCTGCGAAGTCTCCTCGCAAAGGGGGCGAGAATTGTCCGTGTCCCTTACGACTTTCCATCAGACAAAATCCTCGCATTGAATCCGCGAGGGATTGTCATCAGCAATGGACCCGGAGACCCCAAAATTGACGTCAAAACCATAGAAACCGCAAAAAATTTGATGGAAACTGACCTCCCCATAATGGGAATATGTCTAGGCGCTCAGATCCTAGGTCTGGCTGCCGCGGCGGAGACCTACAAGCTCAAGTTCGGCCATAGAGCGGTCAATCACCCATGCATGGATCTTGAAACCGGTAGGTGTTTCATTACAACTCAAAACCATGGCTTCACGATCGATCGGAACTCATTAGAGAATACAGATTTCTTGGCGAATTTTGTCAACGTTAACGACAAAACAGTGGAGGGTATCAAGCACAGGAAGAAACCGTTCCTGGGTATTCAGTGGCACCCCGAAAGCTCGCCGGGACCATACGATACTAGATTTCTCTTCGACAGATTCATTGAAGAGGCTTTGAAAGCTTGA
- the carB gene encoding carbamoyl-phosphate synthase (glutamine-hydrolyzing) large subunit: MKIDGIKGVVIVGSGAIKIGEAGEFDYSTSQAIKALREEGIRTIVVNPNIATIHTDEKFADKVYSVPIRMDFLEEIIAKEQPDGILLGFGGQTALNCGVELAERGILSKYKVKVLGTGIESIEIADNRELFKKTMIEHGIPVPKSRKAVDLESALEAAREIGFPVMVRVAYTLGGQGSGVAFDESTLGEIALRGLAYSRIKQVLIEEYLEKWKEVEYEVMRDRDDNCIIICNMENLDPMGIHTGDSIVVAPSQTLTNREYNQLRETAQKVIRTLGIVGECNIQFALDPKSEEFRVIEVNSRLSRSSALASKATGYPIAYIAAKLSLGYVLPELSNKITGVTSACFEPALDYVVVKAPRWDFQKFRKVSKGIGTQMKSVGEVMAIGRCFEEALQKAIRMLDIGRELTDSGIGGRSVDRIRKELREPTDERIFYVTRALKSGISIEEITGLTGIDSWFLDKIKNIVDLERRILKERINPEIIRKAKEFGFSDKKLGKLLGKREFQIRDYRKAHGILPVTKQIDTMAAEWPAATNYLYLTYGGEADDFEYVPGDRVVVLGSGCYRIGSSVEFDWCCVNMATALKKRVSEVIMVNCNPETVSTDFDILDKLYFDELTLERVSDILDKERPRGVVVSVGGQTANNLVKGLSDFATILGTTPDSIDAAEDRARFGQLLDKLKIEQPKWNKLTSLEDARRFSKQIGYPVLIRPSYVLSGSAMNVAFNEAQLTGYIREAARVSRKNPVVISKFLTGAREVEVDGVCDGSRVFIGAVIEHVENAGVHSGDATMTIPTLSITEAVRKKLLFYSGRIARSLNIQGPFNIQFLVKNGQAMVIECNLRASRSMPFVSKTIGTNLMDLAAEAITDGIIKPGEGIPRRVGVKAPQFSFTRLDKADPVTGVEMVSTGEVACFGESFQDAFINALIASNFYIPKKDDAILISMGETRKGILPYARMLARAGYRIFATQHTAEEFSKNGIECKILYKVSEKKKPNIMDYLQNGEIRLVINIPSHEGDPASHRILKDEYLIRRKAAEFGIPIVTNLELARALTRALVLHNAGLQSKTQPKREALVTSRIPTTVLRVPVAGSSARTEPFPVSVPQAN; this comes from the coding sequence TTGAAAATAGACGGCATCAAGGGCGTCGTTATTGTGGGAAGTGGTGCTATCAAGATTGGAGAGGCTGGCGAGTTTGACTACTCAACCTCTCAAGCGATCAAGGCGCTTAGAGAAGAGGGGATCAGAACGATTGTTGTCAATCCAAATATTGCGACCATTCACACGGACGAAAAATTCGCAGATAAGGTCTACTCGGTTCCGATAAGGATGGACTTTCTCGAAGAAATCATCGCCAAGGAACAACCAGATGGCATTCTTCTAGGCTTTGGGGGACAGACAGCCCTCAACTGCGGCGTTGAGCTTGCGGAACGCGGCATTCTCTCGAAATACAAGGTAAAGGTTCTCGGCACTGGAATCGAGAGCATAGAGATCGCCGACAACCGTGAATTGTTCAAGAAAACCATGATCGAACATGGAATCCCCGTTCCGAAAAGTCGGAAAGCAGTCGACCTAGAATCGGCACTTGAGGCTGCGCGCGAGATTGGCTTCCCGGTAATGGTTAGGGTTGCCTACACTTTGGGGGGGCAGGGGTCGGGAGTAGCGTTCGATGAGTCTACGCTCGGGGAAATTGCTCTCCGAGGACTGGCCTATAGCAGGATCAAACAAGTTCTGATTGAGGAATACCTCGAGAAGTGGAAAGAGGTCGAGTACGAGGTAATGAGGGATCGTGATGATAATTGTATCATCATCTGTAACATGGAAAACCTGGATCCGATGGGGATTCATACTGGCGACAGCATCGTCGTCGCTCCCTCCCAGACACTCACGAACCGCGAATACAACCAGCTAAGAGAGACAGCTCAGAAGGTCATACGGACTCTCGGCATAGTCGGAGAGTGCAACATCCAATTCGCGCTCGACCCGAAGAGCGAGGAATTCAGAGTGATCGAAGTCAATTCGAGACTTTCAAGAAGTTCCGCGCTAGCGTCCAAAGCCACCGGCTACCCTATAGCGTACATAGCCGCAAAACTATCCTTGGGCTACGTTCTCCCGGAACTCTCGAACAAGATAACTGGGGTGACTTCGGCGTGTTTCGAACCCGCATTGGACTACGTTGTGGTTAAGGCTCCACGTTGGGACTTCCAAAAGTTCCGCAAAGTCAGCAAGGGAATCGGGACCCAGATGAAATCCGTAGGCGAAGTCATGGCGATCGGCAGATGCTTCGAAGAAGCACTGCAAAAGGCGATCAGAATGCTCGACATCGGAAGGGAGCTGACTGATAGCGGGATCGGGGGACGAAGTGTCGATAGGATCCGGAAAGAGCTCCGAGAGCCTACTGATGAGAGAATCTTCTATGTGACGAGGGCTCTGAAGTCCGGGATCAGCATCGAGGAGATAACAGGGTTGACCGGGATCGACAGCTGGTTTCTGGACAAGATCAAGAATATCGTCGACTTGGAAAGACGGATCCTGAAGGAGAGGATCAATCCCGAGATCATCAGGAAAGCAAAGGAATTCGGCTTCTCCGACAAGAAGCTGGGAAAGCTTCTAGGAAAGAGAGAGTTTCAGATCCGCGACTACAGAAAAGCTCACGGTATTCTGCCAGTCACGAAACAGATAGACACGATGGCTGCCGAGTGGCCCGCGGCGACAAACTACCTTTATCTAACATACGGCGGTGAAGCGGACGACTTCGAGTACGTCCCTGGAGACAGGGTGGTCGTCTTGGGCTCTGGCTGCTACAGAATCGGGTCTAGCGTCGAGTTCGACTGGTGCTGTGTGAACATGGCTACAGCCCTGAAGAAGAGAGTGTCAGAGGTTATTATGGTAAATTGCAATCCCGAGACGGTATCAACCGATTTCGACATATTGGACAAGCTCTACTTCGACGAGCTGACCCTTGAACGGGTCTCGGACATATTGGACAAGGAACGGCCCCGTGGAGTAGTTGTAAGCGTCGGCGGACAAACCGCAAACAATCTCGTTAAGGGACTGTCCGATTTCGCGACTATCTTGGGGACTACTCCGGACAGCATTGACGCAGCCGAGGACCGCGCGAGATTCGGCCAGCTACTTGACAAGCTGAAGATCGAGCAACCGAAATGGAACAAGCTCACGTCCCTTGAGGACGCCAGACGATTCTCCAAACAGATAGGCTATCCTGTCCTCATTCGTCCATCCTATGTTCTCTCAGGCTCAGCGATGAACGTCGCCTTCAACGAGGCACAGCTCACCGGCTACATTCGAGAAGCGGCACGTGTCTCTCGCAAGAACCCGGTTGTCATCTCAAAGTTCCTGACAGGCGCAAGAGAGGTGGAGGTAGACGGAGTCTGCGACGGGTCGCGCGTCTTCATCGGCGCAGTCATCGAACACGTAGAAAACGCCGGGGTCCACTCTGGGGATGCCACGATGACTATACCAACTCTCTCAATAACCGAAGCTGTGAGAAAGAAACTTCTATTCTACTCGGGAAGGATCGCTAGAAGTCTCAATATCCAGGGACCGTTCAACATCCAATTCCTCGTCAAGAACGGACAAGCCATGGTAATCGAGTGCAACCTTCGAGCGTCTCGAAGCATGCCATTCGTATCCAAAACAATCGGAACAAACTTAATGGATCTGGCCGCGGAAGCCATAACCGATGGGATCATAAAGCCAGGCGAAGGAATCCCACGAAGAGTTGGAGTGAAAGCACCTCAATTCTCCTTCACAAGATTGGACAAAGCCGACCCGGTCACGGGAGTCGAGATGGTGTCAACTGGAGAAGTTGCCTGCTTCGGTGAATCTTTCCAGGACGCGTTCATTAACGCGTTGATCGCTAGCAACTTCTACATTCCAAAGAAAGACGACGCTATCCTCATTTCGATGGGTGAGACGAGGAAGGGAATACTCCCGTATGCTAGAATGCTGGCGCGAGCAGGTTACCGGATATTCGCAACACAACACACAGCGGAGGAGTTTTCGAAAAATGGGATCGAATGCAAGATTCTATACAAGGTCAGCGAGAAGAAGAAACCGAACATCATGGACTATCTCCAAAACGGAGAGATTCGGCTAGTAATCAATATTCCAAGCCATGAAGGAGATCCCGCGTCTCATAGGATATTGAAAGATGAATATCTCATTAGAAGAAAGGCGGCCGAATTTGGGATTCCGATCGTGACCAATCTCGAACTTGCTAGAGCACTTACCAGAGCTCTTGTCCTACACAATGCCGGGCTACAGTCGAAGACCCAACCCAAGAGAGAGGCTCTTGTAACTTCTCGTATCCCTACAACCGTATTGCGCGTGCCCGTTGCCGGCTCATCCGCCCGAACCGAGCCTTTCCCCGTCTCCGTTCCTCAGGCCAACTAG
- a CDS encoding citrate/2-methylcitrate synthase, whose amino-acid sequence MLPAIPIIRFMAMAATSEIERGLEGVVIAKSAITFIDGQQGILRYRGIDINELAAKSNFEEVTCLLWNGKLPSKDQLSEFKNELTTHRPLPAEVLKLLRGIPKGAIPMEVARTAVSYMALFPRKKGETFEQFNRRKSLQLTAALPTIVASFERIRKDRTPIKPDPKLGHAANFLYGLWGKKPDEASKAAFDTLSILYADHEMNASTFAAVVATSTLADLGGAVTSAIATLAGPLHGGSNQRVMEMLEEIGTKEKVGGWIDGELAAGRKIMGFGHRIYRTYDPRARILKRTAEELAGERGNRKWFDLAEEVEAVVMEKRKLWPNIEFWAAVVLNSLGVPKDLMPAVFACNRVSGWIAHIYEQYADNRLIRPLTEYVGPTQVPYVPIDQRS is encoded by the coding sequence GTGCTACCAGCAATACCAATCATACGGTTCATGGCGATGGCTGCAACAAGTGAGATCGAGAGGGGCCTGGAAGGAGTTGTTATTGCAAAGAGCGCTATTACATTCATCGATGGACAGCAAGGAATCCTCCGGTATAGAGGGATTGACATTAACGAACTCGCAGCCAAATCGAATTTCGAAGAGGTCACATGCCTACTCTGGAACGGAAAACTCCCAAGCAAGGACCAGTTATCAGAGTTCAAGAACGAACTCACCACTCATCGTCCTCTTCCAGCGGAAGTCCTGAAACTTCTGCGGGGGATCCCGAAAGGTGCGATTCCTATGGAGGTCGCTCGAACCGCAGTCTCATACATGGCACTATTCCCGAGGAAAAAAGGGGAAACGTTCGAGCAGTTTAATCGGCGGAAGTCCTTGCAACTCACCGCTGCACTTCCCACAATTGTAGCCAGCTTCGAACGGATAAGAAAAGACAGGACCCCAATCAAGCCGGACCCGAAGCTAGGACACGCGGCGAACTTTCTCTATGGGTTGTGGGGAAAAAAGCCAGATGAAGCATCAAAAGCAGCCTTCGATACTCTCTCCATCCTGTACGCTGACCACGAAATGAACGCCTCCACGTTTGCCGCTGTCGTGGCGACCTCTACTCTCGCCGACCTGGGAGGAGCAGTCACGAGCGCCATCGCGACTCTAGCTGGTCCTCTCCACGGTGGTTCAAACCAGCGTGTAATGGAGATGCTCGAGGAAATCGGGACGAAAGAAAAGGTGGGGGGATGGATAGACGGTGAGCTAGCCGCCGGCAGGAAGATAATGGGGTTCGGTCACAGAATCTATCGAACCTATGATCCGAGAGCCAGGATCTTGAAGAGGACCGCGGAAGAATTGGCTGGGGAACGTGGAAACAGAAAGTGGTTCGATCTGGCTGAAGAGGTCGAAGCGGTCGTTATGGAGAAAAGGAAGCTGTGGCCTAACATCGAATTCTGGGCGGCCGTTGTCCTAAACTCGCTTGGGGTACCCAAGGATTTGATGCCAGCCGTGTTTGCCTGCAACCGGGTCTCTGGTTGGATCGCGCATATCTACGAACAATACGCCGACAATAGACTCATCCGGCCGCTCACAGAATACGTGGGACCCACTCAGGTTCCGTATGTGCCAATAGACCAGCGGTCTTAG
- a CDS encoding isocitrate/isopropylmalate dehydrogenase family protein, which translates to MTTKVHKIALLSGDGIGPEVVDATLMVLDAVQETGLVHLEYLKGEAGFDAIKKYGTNLPDKTIEMMKRTSACLKGPMTTPEEPGTPRSAAVTMRAIFNLYANVRPARTLPNVAALKPGIDMIVVRENTEGLYSGKEFEVTPGVAVAMKIITRKASERIAKFALELAMKRRKKLAFVHKANILKITDGLFKQSVLDIARDYPEVELEDLHIDAAAMQLIRRPESFDVIVTMNLYGDILSDEAAATVGGLGVAAGANIGENYGMFEPIGGSAPKYTGQNKVNPVAMIEAAKMMLDYLGESKAANLVEKATTAVLKEGKVLTYDLGGNARTSDMGKAIAEKVVSLK; encoded by the coding sequence ATGACGACGAAAGTGCACAAGATCGCGCTTCTATCTGGGGATGGAATAGGGCCTGAAGTCGTTGACGCGACGCTCATGGTCTTGGACGCGGTCCAAGAGACGGGGCTAGTACATTTGGAGTATCTGAAGGGCGAGGCCGGATTTGACGCTATCAAGAAGTACGGCACGAATTTGCCGGACAAGACCATTGAGATGATGAAGAGAACTTCTGCATGCCTCAAGGGTCCCATGACGACGCCGGAGGAGCCTGGAACACCTCGGAGTGCCGCGGTTACGATGCGCGCGATCTTCAACCTCTATGCGAACGTCCGCCCTGCCCGCACCCTTCCTAATGTCGCGGCGCTAAAACCCGGAATTGATATGATAGTCGTAAGGGAGAACACTGAAGGGCTGTATTCTGGGAAGGAGTTCGAAGTCACTCCAGGGGTCGCTGTGGCGATGAAGATTATCACTCGAAAGGCCTCGGAGAGGATTGCAAAGTTCGCTCTTGAACTGGCTATGAAAAGGAGAAAGAAGCTGGCATTCGTACACAAGGCGAACATACTGAAGATCACCGACGGCCTGTTCAAACAATCCGTCCTCGACATCGCTAGGGACTATCCGGAGGTCGAGCTGGAGGACCTCCATATCGATGCTGCGGCGATGCAGTTGATCAGACGACCCGAGAGCTTCGATGTAATAGTGACCATGAATCTTTACGGAGACATTCTCTCCGACGAAGCCGCAGCCACAGTAGGAGGCTTAGGGGTCGCCGCAGGTGCAAACATCGGTGAGAACTATGGCATGTTCGAACCTATTGGTGGGTCTGCTCCGAAATACACCGGCCAGAACAAAGTCAACCCGGTAGCGATGATCGAGGCGGCGAAAATGATGCTTGACTACTTGGGTGAGAGCAAGGCCGCGAACCTGGTTGAGAAGGCCACGACGGCTGTCCTCAAGGAAGGGAAGGTTTTGACCTACGATCTCGGCGGAAACGCGCGAACAAGTGACATGGGTAAAGCGATAGCCGAGAAAGTCGTGTCGTTGAAGTAG
- a CDS encoding HesA/MoeB/ThiF family protein, with the protein MNLELMRYFSRQTTVQEIGVAGLARLQSAKLAVVGTGGVGSAAAYFLASQGIGHLKLIDQDIVEESNLHRLIGVEKKDLHQPKAEALARKLSSRHPWTETEAIVETLRSGNISQLLDDIELIVDGTDNLRTRYLLNRFAMENHIPYLFTSAIANQGHLSLFNPPATPCLECLIPNSGVESVETCEFTGVTPTVVGIIGTLAATEAAKKVLELPTRIQGRLLTIDLAGPDFVFTTIAKKQNCDVCNGSSHKTIASDKVVMLCGDNVANIFPKRDVVIDLQSLKTRVPKESVVASSESVFVYTKQLHRVSVFKTGRLLIGNVPTEEAARQIASEIWKEIL; encoded by the coding sequence ATGAACCTGGAATTGATGCGCTATTTTTCCCGACAAACGACAGTCCAAGAGATTGGAGTTGCAGGCCTTGCGAGGTTGCAATCAGCCAAGCTAGCGGTCGTAGGTACGGGAGGAGTTGGAAGCGCCGCGGCCTACTTTCTAGCCAGCCAAGGCATAGGACACCTGAAACTAATCGATCAGGACATTGTTGAAGAGAGCAACCTGCACCGGCTAATCGGGGTGGAGAAGAAGGATCTTCACCAGCCAAAGGCAGAGGCGCTCGCGCGAAAACTGAGCTCGCGTCACCCATGGACAGAAACCGAAGCAATAGTTGAGACGCTCCGATCAGGCAACATTTCGCAGCTGTTAGATGACATAGAGTTGATTGTTGATGGGACGGATAACCTCCGGACAAGATATCTTCTAAACAGGTTTGCCATGGAAAACCACATTCCCTATCTGTTCACGAGTGCGATCGCGAACCAGGGCCACCTCTCCCTGTTCAATCCTCCAGCCACCCCATGCCTTGAGTGCCTGATACCCAACTCGGGCGTAGAGTCCGTAGAAACGTGCGAGTTCACAGGCGTAACCCCTACGGTCGTTGGGATCATCGGGACTCTCGCAGCAACAGAGGCTGCAAAGAAAGTGCTTGAACTGCCCACAAGAATTCAAGGGCGCTTGCTGACTATAGATCTGGCAGGACCAGACTTCGTGTTCACAACGATCGCGAAGAAGCAGAACTGTGATGTATGCAACGGCTCTTCACACAAGACGATTGCATCAGACAAGGTGGTAATGTTATGCGGCGACAATGTTGCCAATATCTTCCCCAAAAGAGATGTTGTAATAGACCTTCAATCCCTCAAAACCAGGGTTCCAAAGGAATCAGTAGTCGCCAGTTCGGAGTCAGTCTTTGTTTACACCAAACAGCTCCACAGAGTATCTGTCTTCAAGACAGGTCGACTGCTTATCGGAAATGTCCCCACAGAAGAAGCGGCGAGGCAAATTGCGAGCGAAATCTGGAAGGAGATACTCTAA
- a CDS encoding VOC family protein, with product MAIQAVIPLRVYEDMEAAQRFLVDVFGFKRGRLDRDPSGRPVHAEVSIGDSVIWIHRVDPEHGLVSARSLPAQPGGLVVFVKDVDAHYHHARIAGATIDSPPTDQSYGQREYSARDPEGNLWYSATSLH from the coding sequence ATGGCAATCCAAGCTGTCATTCCGTTGCGAGTGTACGAGGATATGGAAGCCGCCCAGCGATTCCTCGTTGATGTCTTCGGGTTCAAGCGAGGACGACTAGACCGAGATCCCAGCGGTCGGCCGGTGCATGCCGAGGTATCGATCGGCGACTCGGTAATCTGGATACACCGCGTCGACCCTGAACACGGCCTGGTCTCTGCCCGATCCCTTCCAGCGCAACCAGGCGGTCTCGTTGTCTTCGTCAAGGATGTAGACGCGCACTATCATCACGCAAGAATTGCAGGAGCTACCATCGATTCTCCACCCACAGACCAATCGTACGGCCAGCGGGAGTATTCAGCCCGGGACCCGGAGGGGAACCTCTGGTACTCCGCTACCAGTCTACACTGA